From a region of the Odoribacter splanchnicus DSM 20712 genome:
- a CDS encoding ParB/RepB/Spo0J family partition protein, with translation MAKKNVLGRGLGALIADAAEEPVTREIVVSAIQELNLADIRPNPFQPRTEFDEEALSELAASIKAIGIVQPITVRAVEEGKYEIIAGERRFRASKLAGLSTIPAYIRKTEDDSLLELALIENIQREDLNAIEVAISYQRLIDECNLTQDGLSERVGKKRATIANYLRLLKLPAQIQLAVRDKKISMGHARAILGVEDPDTQLMIFEQILEYDFSVRKVEEIVRELVHPQVEEPAEAPVVEDKPKKSNEIGDYIELQKHLSRRFDTKVELKRNESGKGKIIIGFKSDAELEKIIELLDKIE, from the coding sequence ATGGCAAAAAAAAATGTATTAGGACGGGGGTTGGGAGCCCTGATTGCTGATGCGGCTGAAGAACCGGTGACCAGAGAGATTGTCGTATCGGCCATACAAGAGTTGAATCTTGCCGATATCCGTCCCAATCCTTTTCAGCCGAGAACGGAGTTTGACGAGGAGGCTCTGAGTGAGTTGGCTGCCTCTATTAAAGCGATAGGAATTGTACAACCCATTACCGTGAGGGCTGTCGAAGAAGGGAAATATGAGATTATTGCCGGAGAAAGAAGATTCCGGGCTTCCAAATTAGCCGGGTTGTCGACTATTCCGGCTTATATTCGTAAAACAGAAGACGATAGTCTGCTGGAATTAGCTTTGATCGAGAATATTCAGCGTGAAGATCTGAATGCGATCGAGGTTGCCATCAGTTACCAGCGTTTGATAGATGAATGCAATCTCACTCAGGATGGCTTGAGTGAGAGAGTCGGGAAAAAAAGAGCTACTATTGCCAATTATCTTCGTTTATTGAAATTGCCTGCTCAGATTCAATTGGCTGTCCGGGATAAAAAAATTTCCATGGGACATGCGCGGGCGATATTGGGAGTAGAGGACCCGGATACCCAGCTGATGATCTTCGAACAGATTCTGGAGTATGATTTCTCGGTGCGGAAAGTGGAAGAGATCGTCCGGGAATTGGTACATCCTCAGGTGGAAGAACCTGCAGAGGCTCCGGTCGTTGAAGATAAACCGAAGAAGAGTAACGAGATCGGAGATTATATCGAGTTGCAAAAACATCTGTCACGGCGTTTCGATACCAAGGTGGAACTGAAACGCAATGAAAGCGGGAAAGGAAAAATTATTATAGGCTTTAAGTCTGATGCAGAACTGGAAAAGATCATCGAGTTGTTGGATAAGATTGAATGA
- a CDS encoding site-specific integrase, with the protein MLSKTLIYYFHYNSKESTNGLAPIYCRITVNSTPKKFATGLYVQANNWDTVKQKAKGRNEEVQFINFKLDCLTKQIKDCERKLIDTLGTFSIEDLYFQLKGGAELTGDTFLKLMKDRLDVMGKLVGTEYSKDTYRKFKDVYNHTINFIKKQYNMSDIPLKKLDYQFIAAFQQYLLTDRKQIPNTVNKTLQKVIEVAKYAVKCGYLEKNPFNAYERLKVGTKSITFLTDEEIEQLENYHFTQHRLEQVKDLYLFSVYTGLAYREAANLCKAHLIKGLDNEIWINMTRQKTGNSMEIPLLPPAQKILSKYITGNEPINKPLLPMISNQRMNSYLKEIAEILGINKRLTTHTARKTFASTILLNNDVPIEIVSKLLGHSSIRVTEAAYAQVMNKNTSRHMNQLKQKLYTEEN; encoded by the coding sequence ATGCTATCAAAAACCCTTATTTATTACTTCCACTACAACTCAAAAGAGTCCACTAACGGATTAGCCCCAATCTATTGTAGAATTACAGTAAACAGCACTCCTAAAAAGTTTGCCACAGGTTTATATGTACAGGCTAATAATTGGGATACTGTAAAACAAAAAGCCAAAGGCAGAAACGAAGAAGTACAATTCATTAATTTCAAACTGGATTGCCTAACCAAACAAATCAAAGACTGTGAACGTAAATTAATTGATACGTTAGGGACATTTAGTATTGAAGACCTCTATTTCCAACTTAAAGGCGGGGCAGAATTAACAGGTGATACTTTTCTAAAATTAATGAAAGACCGCCTTGATGTGATGGGCAAACTTGTAGGAACAGAATATTCCAAAGATACATACAGAAAATTCAAAGACGTATATAACCACACAATCAATTTTATTAAGAAGCAATACAATATGAGCGATATACCTTTGAAAAAACTGGATTATCAATTTATAGCTGCTTTTCAGCAATATCTTCTTACAGACCGCAAGCAAATACCCAATACCGTCAATAAAACACTGCAAAAGGTTATTGAAGTTGCAAAATATGCAGTAAAATGTGGTTACTTGGAAAAGAATCCTTTTAATGCGTATGAGCGATTGAAAGTTGGTACTAAGTCTATTACATTTCTAACTGATGAAGAAATTGAACAATTAGAAAATTATCATTTCACACAACACAGATTAGAGCAAGTAAAGGACTTATACCTGTTTTCCGTTTACACAGGTTTAGCTTACAGAGAAGCAGCCAATCTATGTAAAGCACATCTCATAAAAGGATTGGATAATGAAATATGGATAAACATGACACGTCAAAAGACAGGTAACAGTATGGAGATTCCCCTACTACCTCCTGCACAAAAAATTCTTTCTAAATATATAACAGGTAACGAACCTATTAATAAACCATTATTACCTATGATTAGTAATCAACGTATGAACTCCTACCTGAAAGAAATTGCAGAAATATTAGGTATCAATAAACGGCTGACCACACATACAGCACGTAAAACATTCGCCAGTACAATACTGCTAAATAATGACGTTCCTATCGAAATTGTCAGTAAATTATTAGGACATTCCTCCATACGCGTAACAGAAGCAGCCTATGCACAGGTTATGAATAAAAATACCAGCAGACACATGAACCAACTAAAACAAAAACTTTATACAGAAGAAAACTAA
- a CDS encoding ParA family protein — protein MSKIIAIANQKGGVGKTTTSVNLAASLAVLEQKILLVDADPQGNASSGLGYDVQKLGDSTIYECLVDGLEAEKATLKTEIDRLALLPSNINLVGAEVDMMNLEDRENIMKKVLAPVRDKYDYILIDCSPSLGLITVNSLTAADSVIIPVQCEYFALEGLGKLLSTIKLIQKRLNTDLEIEGFVLTMYDARLRLSNQVVEEVRKNFQDMVFKTLINRNTKLAEAPGFGQPAILYDANSRGSEDYMLLAQELIKRNLE, from the coding sequence ATGTCTAAGATCATTGCTATTGCAAATCAAAAAGGTGGTGTCGGAAAAACAACAACTTCAGTGAATCTTGCTGCCAGTCTGGCAGTTTTGGAGCAAAAAATTTTGTTGGTAGATGCAGATCCACAGGGAAATGCTTCGTCTGGATTGGGATATGACGTGCAAAAATTAGGAGATTCGACCATCTATGAATGTCTGGTCGACGGACTGGAAGCAGAAAAGGCAACATTGAAGACTGAGATCGACCGTTTAGCTTTATTACCTTCTAACATTAACCTGGTCGGAGCTGAAGTAGATATGATGAATCTGGAGGACCGTGAAAATATCATGAAGAAAGTGCTTGCACCGGTGAGGGATAAATACGATTATATTCTGATCGACTGTTCACCTTCTTTGGGACTGATTACCGTAAATTCACTGACAGCTGCCGACTCTGTGATTATTCCGGTGCAATGTGAGTATTTTGCTTTGGAAGGACTTGGAAAATTGTTGAGTACGATAAAACTGATTCAGAAACGGTTGAATACCGATCTGGAGATCGAGGGATTTGTGTTGACGATGTACGATGCCCGGTTGAGGTTGTCGAATCAGGTGGTTGAAGAGGTGAGAAAGAATTTTCAGGATATGGTGTTCAAGACATTGATCAACCGGAATACGAAACTGGCAGAAGCTCCCGGATTCGGACAGCCTGCTATCCTCTACGATGCAAATAGCCGTGGATCTGAAGACTATATGTTGTTGGCACAAGAGTTGATTAAAAGAAATTTGGAATAA
- a CDS encoding HigA family addiction module antitoxin, with translation MNNDLRPYMPTHPGEVLKDELQARGISQKKFSSLIGVSYTMLNEILNGKRPISADMSLLLEAALGIDATIWNNMQSRYNLETARRDTSFASKLDSIRQAFSAACF, from the coding sequence ATGAACAACGACTTAAGACCATATATGCCAACCCACCCAGGCGAGGTATTAAAAGACGAATTACAGGCAAGGGGAATCAGCCAAAAGAAATTTTCTTCATTGATAGGTGTTTCTTATACAATGCTGAATGAAATACTAAACGGTAAACGCCCAATATCTGCTGATATGTCTTTACTTCTTGAAGCAGCATTAGGTATTGATGCTACTATCTGGAATAATATGCAAAGTCGCTATAATCTTGAAACGGCAAGGCGTGATACTTCTTTCGCATCTAAACTTGACTCTATTCGTCAAGCATTTAGTGCTGCCTGTTTTTAA
- a CDS encoding DUF3871 family protein → METLRLLSTTQQVDPALFGEEYSDYIDVTEESPFKDYTTLFPKPKGLHFINANTTEVDIQHLKNDCIVPVFSKDNELTVSHPVFIETVYKAAQEFFRNEQIDTPEIIVSHIIKGRIPEAIHKPVNQLLETDKTIYYERMAFAFEIPTIYSDIAGNRLNLCITGVRAYNHENLMSKKGTEHFSVAIGFRNQVCCNLCTFTDGYQSDLRAMNHYDLFRGVMDLFSKYDANKHLRFMQEFQKYSLTEHQFAQFLGKSRMYQCLPSKEKRMLPNMEMTDSQINTIARNYYIDENFAKEGNSISMWRVYNLLTGANKSSYIDNFLDRSLNATQLTEGLSRAVQGDSEYRWFID, encoded by the coding sequence ATGGAAACACTTAGATTATTATCAACAACACAACAGGTCGATCCTGCCTTATTTGGTGAAGAATATTCTGATTACATTGATGTAACAGAAGAAAGTCCGTTTAAGGATTACACAACCCTATTCCCAAAACCAAAGGGATTACACTTTATCAATGCCAATACAACAGAGGTAGATATACAGCACCTAAAGAATGATTGTATTGTGCCTGTATTCAGCAAGGATAATGAACTGACCGTATCGCATCCTGTATTTATTGAAACGGTGTATAAGGCAGCACAGGAGTTTTTCAGGAATGAACAGATTGATACACCTGAAATCATAGTTAGCCATATTATCAAAGGCAGGATTCCAGAAGCCATACATAAGCCCGTTAATCAGTTATTGGAAACGGACAAAACGATTTACTATGAACGGATGGCGTTTGCTTTTGAGATTCCTACTATTTACTCTGATATTGCAGGGAACAGGCTGAATTTATGTATTACAGGTGTCAGGGCTTATAACCATGAAAACCTGATGAGCAAAAAGGGTACAGAACATTTTAGTGTGGCTATTGGCTTTAGGAATCAGGTATGTTGTAACTTATGTACTTTTACAGACGGTTATCAGTCTGACCTTAGAGCCATGAATCATTATGACCTGTTTAGGGGAGTAATGGACTTGTTTAGCAAATACGATGCAAACAAGCATTTACGCTTTATGCAGGAGTTTCAGAAGTACAGCCTGACAGAACACCAATTTGCACAGTTCTTAGGGAAGAGCCGTATGTATCAATGCCTGCCTTCCAAAGAAAAGCGTATGTTGCCTAACATGGAAATGACGGACAGCCAGATTAACACGATAGCAAGGAATTACTATATAGATGAAAACTTTGCTAAAGAGGGAAACAGTATCAGTATGTGGAGAGTTTACAACTTATTGACAGGAGCAAATAAGAGTTCTTATATTGATAACTTCTTAGATAGGTCGTTGAACGCTACACAACTTACAGAGGGATTAAGCAGAGCCGTACAAGGAGATTCAGAGTATAGATGGTTCATTGATTAA
- a CDS encoding lytic transglycosylase domain-containing protein: MIRFLFFAVSCLLYHAVCGVNVVSKDSVASVEQDTVIENQIITDSIPESFLEKLDYYYTSWYTGKRDSTYYVDSLCIAESCKNIVPCNDSVYLLRLDSLQSAVPLSFNDIVRTYIELYTVKKRLQVANMLGRSEYYFPIFEEALDAECMPLELKYLPVIESALNPKALSRAGACGLWQFMYGTGKMYKLEINSYVDERRDPVKATQAAVRYLNDLYAIYEDWILVIAAYNCGPGNVNKAIRRSGGKKNYWDIYYHLPRETRGYVPAFIAANYVFAYYKEHGIFPIESTLPPMCDSIMVNDALHFEQIAAKLDFSVEELRDLNPQYRADVIPAGFGKSYALKMPYNHIGSFIDNQDSIFACNRSKYFNDNDRTADPKNRIKVHAQALGQDGRARLVYTVKSGDVPGAIAMKFNVRLADLKYWNNLNKRMTIRPGQKLVVYVPEKKANQYKNKAAYTGKEDNVASAPKVETIDGEFVLYTVRKGENLWSIAKKYPGVSNKDIMRWNGISENQVKDIRPGQKLKIKI; the protein is encoded by the coding sequence ATGATACGTTTTTTGTTTTTTGCTGTATCCTGTCTGCTATATCATGCTGTATGCGGGGTGAATGTGGTGTCTAAAGATAGTGTTGCTTCGGTAGAGCAAGATACTGTAATTGAAAATCAGATTATAACGGATTCTATTCCGGAATCTTTTCTGGAGAAATTGGATTATTATTATACGAGCTGGTATACAGGGAAACGGGATAGTACTTATTATGTCGATTCGCTTTGTATAGCAGAGAGTTGTAAAAATATTGTTCCCTGTAACGATTCGGTTTATCTGTTGCGTTTGGATTCTTTACAATCTGCCGTTCCATTGTCGTTCAACGATATTGTCCGTACGTACATCGAACTGTATACGGTGAAAAAACGGTTGCAGGTAGCCAATATGTTAGGACGGAGTGAATATTATTTCCCCATTTTCGAAGAAGCGTTGGATGCAGAGTGTATGCCTTTGGAACTGAAATATTTGCCTGTAATCGAGAGTGCTTTAAATCCGAAAGCTTTATCCAGGGCGGGGGCCTGTGGATTGTGGCAATTCATGTACGGCACAGGGAAAATGTATAAGCTTGAAATCAATTCCTATGTCGACGAACGCCGTGATCCGGTAAAAGCAACTCAGGCGGCAGTTCGCTATCTGAACGATCTGTATGCTATTTATGAAGACTGGATTCTGGTGATAGCTGCTTATAACTGTGGGCCGGGGAATGTCAATAAAGCGATTCGTCGTTCCGGAGGAAAAAAGAATTATTGGGATATATACTATCATCTGCCTAGAGAGACCCGGGGATATGTGCCCGCTTTTATCGCTGCGAATTATGTATTCGCTTATTATAAAGAACATGGCATTTTCCCGATAGAATCAACCTTGCCGCCGATGTGTGACAGTATTATGGTGAACGATGCTTTGCATTTCGAGCAAATTGCGGCCAAGCTGGATTTTTCTGTTGAAGAATTGCGTGATTTGAACCCTCAGTACCGGGCCGACGTTATTCCTGCCGGTTTTGGAAAATCGTACGCTTTGAAGATGCCTTATAACCATATCGGTAGTTTTATCGATAATCAGGATTCTATTTTTGCTTGTAACCGCAGTAAATATTTCAACGATAACGATCGGACCGCCGATCCTAAAAACCGGATTAAAGTGCATGCACAGGCTTTGGGACAGGACGGACGGGCCCGTTTGGTATATACTGTGAAAAGTGGTGATGTACCCGGAGCTATTGCTATGAAATTCAATGTCCGCTTGGCCGACCTGAAATACTGGAACAACCTCAATAAACGGATGACGATCCGGCCGGGGCAAAAATTGGTGGTGTATGTACCTGAGAAAAAAGCCAATCAATACAAGAATAAGGCTGCTTATACCGGTAAGGAAGATAACGTAGCCTCAGCCCCGAAAGTCGAAACGATCGATGGTGAGTTTGTATTGTATACCGTCCGGAAAGGAGAAAACCTTTGGTCTATCGCCAAGAAATATCCGGGAGTATCGAATAAGGATATTATGCGCTGGAACGGAATCTCTGAAAATCAGGTCAAAGACATTCGTCCGGGACAAAAGTTAAAGATAAAGATTTAG
- a CDS encoding leucine-rich repeat domain-containing protein codes for MFYYDCTVTLIDATKCPTTLVGFSDEEANKDGSKLNFNANGCIGLKSISLDVPINSINLSGCTSIAELQFYSACSLTTLDVSTCTALTVLECSGNKLTTLDISKCIVLEELHCSNNQFSETAMNNIYNALPNWTGKEAGYISISAPYGNYSIAENKNWRVVK; via the coding sequence ATGTTCTATTATGATTGTACTGTTACTTTGATAGATGCAACTAAATGTCCTACAACCTTAGTCGGATTTAGTGACGAAGAGGCTAATAAGGATGGTAGTAAGTTAAATTTCAATGCTAATGGATGTATTGGTTTGAAAAGTATTTCATTAGATGTCCCTATAAACTCAATAAATCTAAGTGGATGTACTTCAATAGCAGAATTACAATTTTATTCTGCTTGTTCATTGACAACTTTGGATGTCAGTACATGTACAGCGTTAACTGTTTTGGAGTGTAGTGGTAATAAATTAACTACTTTAGATATTAGTAAATGCATAGTATTGGAAGAGTTACATTGCTCTAATAATCAATTTTCAGAAACAGCAATGAATAATATATATAATGCTTTGCCGAATTGGACTGGGAAAGAAGCAGGTTATATCTCAATTAGTGCACCCTATGGCAATTATAGTATCGCAGAGAATAAAAATTGGAGAGTAGTAAAATAA
- a CDS encoding DUF5683 domain-containing protein: MRKIVCLIVAILAGLSVKALSLSQDSVTQLVTADDTLKAFEKIVRKPHSPHKATIMAMLLPGSGQIYNGQWWKVPILYGGMAADIYGIAWNQKRFKEYRDAYVEWVQYLDAKAKDPDTPYPQNPAWDKIPKAFDVETDPYLQTSQGQTWFKNTLSNRKTSFKRNRDLCYIVMAAIYAINIIDATVYAHFYDFEIDDNLSFNLQPTSSYSPVSGGSIGLTLTFNF; this comes from the coding sequence ATGAGAAAAATTGTTTGTTTGATAGTAGCCATTCTGGCAGGACTTAGTGTGAAAGCATTGAGTTTATCGCAAGATTCGGTGACTCAGCTAGTAACTGCCGACGATACGCTTAAAGCTTTTGAGAAGATCGTCAGGAAACCTCATTCTCCTCATAAAGCCACGATTATGGCTATGCTTCTTCCCGGATCGGGACAGATATACAACGGACAATGGTGGAAAGTGCCTATCCTGTACGGGGGTATGGCTGCCGATATTTATGGTATTGCCTGGAACCAGAAGCGTTTCAAGGAGTATCGGGATGCTTATGTCGAATGGGTGCAGTATCTGGATGCGAAAGCCAAAGATCCGGATACGCCTTATCCGCAAAATCCCGCGTGGGATAAAATTCCCAAAGCTTTCGATGTGGAGACCGATCCTTATTTGCAAACATCCCAGGGACAAACCTGGTTTAAAAATACGTTGAGTAACCGGAAAACTTCTTTTAAGCGGAACCGGGATTTGTGCTATATTGTGATGGCCGCTATTTATGCCATTAATATTATCGATGCCACGGTGTATGCGCATTTTTATGATTTTGAGATAGATGATAATCTGAGTTTTAATTTACAACCTACTTCTTCCTATAGTCCTGTTAGCGGAGGAAGTATCGGTTTGACTTTAACTTTTAATTTTTAA
- a CDS encoding type II toxin-antitoxin system RelE/ParE family toxin, which produces MIVEFEQEYLSELYKTGQCKSKKYRFQPNVVTKYKKCIDILISANRIEDIFPFRSLNYEVLSGDKKGISSIRVNSQYRIEFTVNKIEDKEPVLTICNILELSNHYK; this is translated from the coding sequence ATGATTGTAGAGTTTGAACAGGAGTATTTAAGTGAGCTATACAAAACAGGGCAATGTAAAAGTAAAAAATACAGGTTTCAGCCTAACGTTGTCACTAAGTATAAAAAATGTATAGACATTCTTATATCTGCTAATCGAATAGAGGATATATTTCCATTTCGTTCTTTAAACTATGAAGTCCTAAGTGGAGATAAAAAAGGAATATCATCTATCAGGGTAAACTCACAGTACCGCATTGAGTTTACAGTAAACAAGATAGAAGATAAAGAGCCTGTTCTGACCATTTGCAATATACTTGAATTGTCTAATCATTATAAATAA
- a CDS encoding JAB domain-containing protein, whose amino-acid sequence MKSFRPNEVKLIYPTVKQAEQVRLVSPYEAFEFALQFYDEDTIQHHITTKVILLSGNSTVLGVMTVSESAHTYDIVETKFILQAAILANAKSIIVVSNSPSGDLEPNDAEKDLKNQIKLAAYLFDIELADYLLINNEDYYSFADNKVL is encoded by the coding sequence ATGAAATCATTCAGACCAAACGAGGTAAAACTCATTTATCCAACAGTTAAACAAGCAGAGCAGGTAAGGTTAGTCAGTCCTTATGAAGCCTTTGAATTTGCTTTGCAGTTCTACGATGAAGATACGATACAGCACCATATTACGACTAAGGTCATATTACTAAGTGGCAATAGTACGGTATTAGGTGTAATGACCGTTAGTGAATCGGCACACACTTATGACATAGTGGAAACCAAGTTTATATTGCAGGCTGCCATACTTGCCAATGCCAAAAGCATTATTGTAGTGTCTAATTCTCCAAGTGGTGACTTAGAACCTAATGATGCAGAAAAGGATTTGAAGAACCAAATTAAGTTGGCAGCTTACCTATTCGATATTGAATTAGCTGATTACTTACTCATTAACAATGAGGACTATTACAGCTTTGCAGACAACAAAGTATTATAA
- a CDS encoding Gfo/Idh/MocA family protein, protein MKKITYLLTAFLILGISSCQCPKSSDQTTPNLIRTAIPERPAGQTDVIGLRCAPLDTVRVGFIGLGMRGPGAVYRFTQIEGTAIKALCDLYPERVEKAQEILIKNNRPQAAAYSGEEGWKQLCERPDIDLVYIVTPWLLHTPIAVYAMEHGKHVAIEVPAAMNLDECWQLINTSEKTRKHCMMLENCVYDFFELTTLNMAQHGLFGDILHVEGSYIHNLEEFWAAYQGNWRLDFNEKYRGDVYATHGMGPACQLLDIHRGNKMNYLVSMDTKALTGPKLVEKINKRDGKDFQNGDHTMTMIMTENGQTMHIQHDVMNPRPYSRMYQLTGTEGFANKYPVEGYTFRSPEQVEGVPDHENLSMHSFVPADVKQALMEQYKHPIQKELEEKAKKVGGHGGMDFIMDYRLVYCLRHGLPLDQDVYDAAEWSCLGELTRLSIENNSMPVEVPDFTRGSWQKMKGYHHFMIGE, encoded by the coding sequence ATGAAAAAAATCACTTACCTATTGACCGCTTTTCTGATCCTGGGCATCAGCAGTTGCCAATGTCCTAAATCTTCGGATCAAACGACTCCCAATCTGATTCGCACCGCTATTCCGGAACGTCCGGCCGGTCAGACAGACGTCATAGGCCTTCGCTGTGCACCCCTCGACACCGTACGGGTCGGTTTTATCGGATTAGGCATGCGCGGCCCGGGGGCCGTCTATCGTTTTACCCAAATCGAAGGTACCGCCATCAAAGCCCTCTGTGACCTTTATCCCGAACGGGTAGAAAAAGCCCAGGAGATCCTCATCAAAAACAATCGTCCCCAGGCTGCCGCCTATAGTGGAGAAGAAGGCTGGAAACAACTTTGTGAACGCCCCGATATCGATCTGGTATATATCGTCACTCCGTGGTTGCTGCATACTCCCATAGCCGTTTACGCCATGGAACACGGTAAACATGTCGCCATCGAAGTCCCCGCAGCCATGAATCTCGATGAATGCTGGCAACTGATCAATACTTCCGAAAAGACCCGCAAGCACTGTATGATGCTGGAAAACTGCGTATACGACTTTTTCGAACTCACCACCCTGAATATGGCCCAACATGGATTGTTCGGTGATATCCTCCATGTCGAAGGTTCGTATATCCACAACCTGGAAGAATTCTGGGCGGCCTATCAAGGCAACTGGCGGCTGGATTTCAATGAAAAATACCGGGGGGATGTATATGCCACCCACGGCATGGGACCTGCCTGTCAACTCCTCGACATCCACCGGGGAAATAAAATGAACTACCTCGTTTCTATGGATACCAAAGCCCTGACCGGCCCGAAACTGGTAGAAAAGATCAACAAACGGGACGGTAAGGATTTTCAGAACGGAGACCATACGATGACGATGATTATGACCGAAAACGGCCAAACCATGCACATCCAGCACGACGTCATGAATCCCCGGCCTTATTCCCGGATGTACCAACTGACCGGCACCGAAGGTTTCGCCAACAAGTATCCGGTAGAAGGCTATACATTCCGTTCTCCGGAGCAAGTCGAAGGTGTACCCGATCACGAAAATTTAAGTATGCACTCGTTCGTCCCGGCAGATGTGAAACAGGCGCTGATGGAGCAATACAAACACCCCATTCAGAAAGAACTGGAGGAAAAAGCCAAAAAAGTCGGCGGACACGGTGGCATGGACTTCATCATGGATTACCGGTTGGTATATTGTTTACGCCACGGCCTCCCTCTCGATCAAGATGTCTATGACGCAGCCGAATGGTCCTGTCTGGGCGAACTCACCCGCCTCTCCATCGAAAACAACAGCATGCCCGTCGAGGTCCCCGATTTCACCCGGGGCAGTTGGCAAAAAATGAAGGGATACCATCATTTTATGATCGGAGAATAA
- a CDS encoding DUF4062 domain-containing protein — protein sequence MKKTIFISSTYKDLVKERKAVWELLKRYDVNIVGMEEFGARKDSPLTTCLKEVEQSNIYIGIIANRWGSIEEESGKSYTQLEYEKAIEKDKEILIYLIDETASVQIDNIDFGEKHESLELFKKELQKNHTIDRFINATDLVEKLERKIDSLIGQYKYPSNSAEFKDKMEESKYYFERFQLTPKLYVNKEVILKIKKDGRLFPLSKICCDTFKFTYGATVAVKIKILEPLIADTITNTLVIESNNQDFMRTIENDKEYTILSQLLFTDNNVKNEEAYFKDTVFSCISIRDIKTDTVWKSGEGKAILLLKELITE from the coding sequence ATGAAAAAAACAATCTTCATATCGTCAACTTATAAAGATTTAGTCAAAGAACGAAAAGCTGTATGGGAATTGCTAAAAAGATATGATGTTAATATTGTTGGAATGGAAGAATTTGGAGCTCGTAAAGATTCTCCATTAACAACCTGCCTAAAAGAGGTTGAACAATCGAATATATACATTGGTATTATTGCCAATCGTTGGGGAAGTATAGAGGAAGAAAGCGGAAAATCTTACACTCAATTAGAGTATGAAAAAGCCATAGAAAAAGATAAGGAAATTTTAATATATCTAATTGATGAGACTGCTTCAGTTCAGATTGATAATATCGATTTTGGAGAAAAGCATGAATCTTTAGAATTATTTAAGAAAGAATTACAAAAAAATCATACTATTGACCGCTTTATAAATGCAACAGATTTAGTCGAAAAATTAGAAAGGAAAATCGATTCTTTGATTGGTCAATATAAATATCCATCAAATTCGGCAGAGTTTAAAGATAAAATGGAAGAATCAAAATATTACTTTGAGCGTTTTCAATTAACACCTAAATTGTATGTAAATAAGGAGGTCATTCTAAAAATAAAAAAAGACGGACGTTTATTTCCTTTATCCAAGATTTGTTGTGATACTTTCAAATTCACATATGGTGCTACAGTTGCCGTAAAAATCAAAATTTTAGAACCTTTAATTGCTGATACTATTACCAATACACTGGTTATCGAAAGTAATAATCAGGATTTTATGCGGACTATAGAAAACGACAAAGAATATACCATATTATCTCAACTTTTATTCACTGATAATAATGTAAAAAATGAAGAAGCCTATTTTAAAGATACTGTTTTTTCATGCATATCAATAAGAGATATTAAGACTGATACAGTCTGGAAATCAGGTGAAGGGAAAGCTATTTTATTACTGAAAGAATTAATTACTGAATAA